From Phragmites australis chromosome 5, lpPhrAust1.1, whole genome shotgun sequence, a single genomic window includes:
- the LOC133918965 gene encoding uncharacterized protein LOC133918965, with product MAGLSLRCGDCGVLLRSVEEAHAHAEATSHSNFAESTEAVLNLVCSSCGKPCRSQTEVDLHTKRTGHTEFADKTMEAAKPIDLEAPQKPAPEAMDVDASASGEQQEMVVPEVNKEMLADLEAMGFATARATRALHFSGNSTIEGAINWLSEHQEDPDIDEMPLVPANTKTEANKPNLTPEEMKIKAQELRERARKKKEEEERRMEREREKERIRIGKELLEAKRIEEDNERKRMIELRRLEKEEERRAREKIRQKLEEDKAERRRKLGLPPEDPAAAKPSAPPVEEKKSALPVRPATKAERMRDCLRNLKQQNKEDDAKVKRAFQTLLTYIGNVAKNPDEEKFRKIRLSNATFQERVGNLHGGIEFLQLCGFEKLEDNEFLFLARDKVDKAILNTAGAELNSAITNPFFGVL from the exons ATGGCAGGTCTGTCGCTGCGGTGCGGCGACTGCGGCGTGCTGCTGCGGAGCGTGGAGGAGGCGCATGCGCACGCCGAGGCCACCTCCCACTCCAACTTCGCCGAGTCCACCGAAGCCGTCCTCAACCTCGTCTGCTCCTCCTGCGGCAAGCCATGCCGCTCCCAGACC GAGGTGGACCTGCACACCAAGCGCACGGGCCACACGGAGTTCGCGGACAAGACCATGGAGGCGGCCAAGCCCATTGATCTCGAGGCGCCGCAGAAGCCAGCTCCCGAGGCCATGGACGTCGATGCCTCGGCAAGTGGAGAGCAGCAGG AGATGGTGGTGCCGGAGGTGAACAAGGAGATGCTCGCGGACCTCGAGGCGATGGGGTttgccacggcacgtgccactAGGGCACTTCACTTCTCCG GTAATAGCACCATCGAAGGTGCCATTAACTGGCTTTCTGAGCACCAGGAGGATCCAGATATTGACGAAATGCCTCTG GTACCGGCTAATACAAAAACCGAGGCTAATAAACCCAATCTGACTCCTGAGGAAATGAAGATTAAAGCGCAGGAGCTAAG GGAACGTGCTCgtaagaagaaagaggaagaggagaggaggatggaAAGAGAAAGGGAGAAG GAAAGGATACGAATTGGTAAAGAACTTCTTGAAGCCAAAAGAATTGAGGAGGACAATGAAAGGAAACG CATGATAGAATTGCGAAGActtgagaaagaggaggagagaagagctAGAGAAAAAATCCGCCAAAAACTGGAAGAGGATAAG GCTGAAAGGAGAAGGAAACTAGGATTGCCACCAGAAGACCCAGCAGCTGCCAAACCAAGTGCACCTCCTGTTGAAGAGAAGAAG AGTGCATTACCTGTCAGGCCAGCCACAAAGGCAGAGCGCATGAGGGATTGTTTACGGAATCTTAAGCAACAGAACAAG GAAGACGATGCTAAAGTGAAGAGGGCCTTTCAAACACTCCTTACTTATATTGGAAATGTCGCTAAAAATCCTGATGAGGAGAAATTCAGAAAGATTAGACTCAGCAATGCTACATTTCAG GAGAGGGTTGGAAATCTGCATGGGGGCATAGAGTTCCTTCAGCTCTGCGGATTTGAGAAACTTGAAGACAACGAGTTCTTGTTTTTGGCAAGGGACAAGGTCGACAAGGCCATCCTGAATACAGCTGGAGCTGAGCTGAACTCTGCCATCACCAATCCTTTCTTTGGAGTCCTTTGA
- the LOC133918967 gene encoding stearoyl-[acyl-carrier-protein] 9-desaturase 5, chloroplastic-like yields the protein MASAAQVRTPKKPFAPPREVRRPVTHSLPPQKKEIFESLNAWAEDNILVLLKPVEKSWQPQDYLPNASSEGFYDEVMELQERAREIPDDYFVCFVGDMITEEALPTYQTMLNTLDGGVRDETGASPTSWAVWTRAWTAEENRHGDLMNKYLFLTGRVDMRQIEKTIQYLIGSGMDPKTETNPYMGFIYTSFQERATFISHGNTARHAKRYGDVKLAQICGTIAADEKRHESAYVRIVEKLFEIDPDYTVRAFADMMRKKVAMPAHLMYDGQDDDLFAHFSAVAQRLGVYTARDYADILEFLVRRWNVGELTGLSGEGRRAQEFVCSLGPRFRKLEERAQAKVKDAQFAAFSWIYGRQVQL from the exons ATGGCCTCCGCGGCCCA GGTCAGGACTCCCAAGAAGCCCTTCGCCCCTCCTCGCGAGGTTCGCCGGCCGGTCACGCACTCGCTACCGCCTCAGAAGAAGGAGATCTTCGAGTCACTTAACGCCTGGGCAGAGGACAACATCCTGGTGCTCCTGAAGCCGGTCGAGAAATCATGGCAGCCGCAGGACTACCTGCCAAACGCCTCCTCCGAGGGGTTCTACGATGAGGTCATGGAGCTGCAGGAGCGCGCCAGGGAGATCCCCGACGACTACTTCGTCTGCTTCGTCGGCGACATGATCACCGAGGAGGCGCTCCCGACGTACCAGACCATGCTCAACACTCTAGACGGCGGCGTCCGGGACGAGACCGGCGCCAGCCCCACCAGCTGGGCCGTCTGGACGAGGGCGTGGACCGCTGAGGAGAACAGGCATGGCGATCTCATGAACAAGTACCTGTTCCTCACTGGAAGAGTCGACATGAGGCAGATCGAGAAGACGATACAGTACCTGATTGGCTCTGGAATG GATCCGAAAACCGAGACGAACCCCTACATGGGCTTCATCTACACGTCGTTCCAAGAACGCGCGACCTTCATCTCCCACGGCAACACCGCGCGGCACGCGAAGCGCTACGGCGACGTGAAGCTGGCCCAGATCTGCGGCACCATCGCCGCCGACGAGAAGAGGCACGAGTCGGCCTACGTCCGCATCGTGGAGAAGCTCTTCGAGATCGACCCGGACTACACGGTGCGCGCCTTCGCGGACAtgatgaggaagaaggtggCCATGCCGGCGCACCTGATGTACGACGGGCAGGACGACGACCTGTTCGCGCACTTCAGCGCGGTCGCGCAGAGGCTGGGCGTGTACACTGCCAGGGACTACGCCGACATCCTCGAGTTCCTGGTCCGGAGGTGGAACGtcggggagctcaccgggctgTCCGGAGAGGGGAGGCGGGCGCAGGAGTTCGTGTGCTCCCTGGGGCCGAGGTTCAGGAAGCTGGAGGAGCGAGCACAGGCAAAGGTCAAGGATGCACAGTTTGCTGCTTTCAGCTGGATTTATGGCCGCCAAGTTCAGCTTTAG